In Holophagales bacterium, one DNA window encodes the following:
- the tkt gene encoding transketolase, protein MISRERDLLAVNTLRFLAVDMVERARSGHPGAPLGQAPVAYTLWSRLLRFDPADPDWPDRDRFVLSCGHASALLYSLLHLAGFDLPLAELERFRQLGSRTPGHPERGLTPGVEVTTGPLGQGVATAVGMAMAQRLLAARFNRPGFPLFDHRIWVLAGDGDLMEGVAAEACSLAGHQRLGQLKLIYDDNRITIDGSTSLAFSEDVTGRFAAYGWRIVEVADGNDLDALGTALETAAAESERPVLLRVHTHIGYGSPNKQDTAEAHGSPLGGSEIELTKQALGWPTSPTFLVPDGAREAFAPARARGAAARAEWLAHVAAYRVAHPDLADELARRIARCLPADWDAGLPSFAADASGLATRVASGKAINALAPRLPELVGGSADLTPSNNTQIDGAADFSFAHPDGRYFHFGVREHAMGAALNGLALSGLVRPFGGTFLVFSDYMRPAIRLAALMRVPAIYVFTHDSVFLGEDGPTHQPIDQLAALRAIPGLVVLRPADANETVAAWRVAIERQDGPTALALSRQKLPTLAGTVHGAAEGVRRGAYVVFDGAPGTTPRVLLLASGSEVAPIVAAATALSTEGIPCRAISMPSWELFAAQPADYREQILPPSVRARLAVEAGCGLGWHRWAGDQGSVVSLDRFGESAPAEVLAEHFGLTAAAITTKARALATGLAAEA, encoded by the coding sequence ATGATCTCCCGCGAACGCGACCTGCTCGCCGTCAACACGCTGCGCTTCCTCGCCGTCGACATGGTCGAACGGGCCCGCTCCGGACATCCGGGAGCACCGCTCGGACAGGCGCCCGTCGCCTACACGCTCTGGTCGCGCCTCCTCCGTTTCGACCCGGCCGACCCCGACTGGCCCGACCGCGACCGCTTCGTCCTGTCGTGCGGGCACGCCTCGGCGCTCCTCTACTCGCTGCTCCACCTGGCCGGCTTCGACCTGCCGCTCGCCGAGCTCGAGCGGTTCCGCCAGCTCGGTTCGCGCACCCCGGGACACCCGGAGCGCGGCCTGACCCCCGGCGTCGAGGTGACGACCGGCCCGCTCGGCCAGGGAGTGGCCACCGCCGTCGGCATGGCGATGGCCCAGCGGCTGCTCGCCGCTCGGTTCAACCGGCCCGGATTCCCGCTCTTCGATCACCGCATCTGGGTTCTCGCCGGAGACGGCGACCTGATGGAGGGCGTCGCCGCGGAGGCCTGCTCGCTCGCCGGTCACCAGCGGCTCGGCCAGCTCAAGCTGATCTACGACGACAACCGGATCACCATCGACGGCTCCACCTCGCTCGCGTTTTCCGAAGACGTGACCGGGCGCTTCGCCGCCTATGGCTGGCGGATCGTCGAGGTGGCAGACGGCAACGACCTCGACGCGTTGGGCACGGCCCTCGAGACCGCCGCCGCCGAGAGCGAACGACCCGTGCTGCTGCGGGTGCACACCCACATCGGCTACGGCAGCCCGAACAAGCAGGACACCGCCGAGGCCCATGGCTCGCCGCTCGGCGGGTCGGAGATCGAGCTGACCAAGCAAGCTCTCGGCTGGCCGACCTCACCGACGTTTCTCGTTCCGGACGGGGCGCGCGAGGCCTTCGCCCCGGCACGCGCACGCGGCGCCGCGGCGCGCGCGGAGTGGCTGGCGCATGTGGCGGCCTACCGGGTCGCCCACCCCGACCTCGCCGACGAGCTCGCTCGCCGCATCGCCCGCTGCCTTCCGGCGGACTGGGATGCCGGGCTCCCGTCCTTCGCCGCGGACGCGAGCGGCCTTGCCACGCGCGTGGCCTCGGGCAAGGCGATCAACGCCCTCGCTCCCCGATTGCCCGAGCTCGTGGGTGGCTCGGCCGACCTCACCCCGTCGAACAACACCCAGATCGACGGCGCGGCGGACTTTTCCTTCGCCCATCCGGACGGCCGCTACTTCCATTTCGGCGTGCGCGAGCATGCGATGGGCGCCGCGCTCAACGGGCTCGCGCTCTCGGGCCTGGTGCGACCGTTCGGAGGCACGTTCCTGGTCTTTTCGGACTACATGCGGCCGGCGATTCGGCTGGCGGCGCTGATGCGCGTGCCGGCAATCTATGTCTTCACCCACGACTCGGTCTTTCTCGGCGAGGACGGCCCGACCCACCAGCCGATCGACCAGCTTGCCGCGCTGCGGGCCATCCCAGGCCTTGTGGTGCTGCGTCCGGCCGATGCCAACGAGACGGTCGCCGCCTGGCGGGTGGCGATCGAACGGCAGGACGGTCCGACCGCACTCGCGCTGTCGCGCCAGAAGCTCCCGACCCTTGCCGGTACCGTGCATGGGGCCGCCGAGGGCGTCCGGCGCGGCGCCTACGTCGTCTTCGACGGCGCCCCGGGGACGACGCCGCGGGTGCTCCTGCTCGCCAGCGGATCGGAAGTGGCACCGATCGTCGCCGCCGCGACGGCACTCTCGACAGAAGGGATCCCCTGCCGGGCGATCTCGATGCCGTCCTGGGAGCTCTTCGCCGCCCAGCCGGCGGACTACCGAGAGCAGATTCTCCCGCCGAGCGTTCGTGCACGCCTGGCAGTGGAGGCGGGGTGTGGTCTCGGCTGGCACCGCTGGGCAGGAGATCAGGGCTCCGTGGTGAGCCTCGACCGCTTCGGGGAGAGCGCTCCCGCCGAGGTTCTGGCCGAGCATTTCGGACTGACCGCAGCGGCAATCACGACCAAAGCCAGGGCTCTGGCGACCGGCCTTGCCGCGGAAGCCTAG